One window from the genome of Salvia miltiorrhiza cultivar Shanhuang (shh) chromosome 7, IMPLAD_Smil_shh, whole genome shotgun sequence encodes:
- the LOC130993052 gene encoding nuclear intron maturase 2, mitochondrial, translated as MHRTVVLWSRGAIRNRAVIFLHNSTLINTQLNNDVHSRNDNAGFLFRAFTYSSYTFTRRPPDPNDPATLMKEDGVAVCSQMWTENFREPDKSVTNLTNYLRRFELWVLAYQKVCADATGSYMPRSSITRSALEDLLALRNAVLDCRFKWGARLDFFIRSPNDKTDYESLSKRKIRAILTTTQPSPFQDRIVQEVLLMVLEPIYEARFSQKSYAFRPGRNAHTVLRVIRRSFAGYLWYIKGDLSTVLDGMKVGMVINAVMRDVRDKKVIDLIKAALTTPVVTSRVDDGDKKKKKKRKYQKKRVLAEDEPKPDPYWLETFFGFAPEEAEVHPSWGHCGILSPLLANICLDELDRWMEGKIKEFYRPSASDVIWNNPDGEAEQGTTSWPEFVPTAGPDKTRKIDYIRYGGHVLIGVRGPRADAATLRKQLIQFCDEKYMLKLDNECLPIEHITKGIMFLDHVLCRRVVYPTLRYTATGGKIISEKGVGTLLSVTASLKQCIKQFRKLSFLKGDRDPDPQPCFRMFHATQAHTNAQMNKFLSTMVEWYRYADNRKKIVNFCSYILRGSLAKLYAAKYKLRSRAKVYKIGARNLSRPLKEKKGQSPEFHNLLRMGLVESIDGLQYTRMSLVPETDYSPLPLGWRPDHEKALLEYIRLEDSRTLEEQRDCLKECGLVSPQDYISMLVWNYKRNAISVNHVSYTLSSKNGIKTESGLLSSNDESIEDDEEGGISAAQIA; from the coding sequence ATGCATCGAACTGTGGTATTGTGGAGCCGTGGAGCAATCAGAAACAGAGCTGTGATTTTCCTGCACAATTCAACACTTATCAACACTCAATTGAATAATGATGTGCATTCCAGAAATGATAACGCGGGTTTTCTCTTTAGAGCATTTACATACAGCAGTTACACATTCACGAGGCGGCCGCCTGATCCGAACGACCCGGCCACCTTGATGAAGGAGGACGGCGTGGCGGTTTGTTCCCAAATGTGGACTGAGAATTTCAGGGAGCCTGATAAGAGTGTCACTAATTTGACAAATTATTTGAGAAGGTTCGAGTTGTGGGTGTTGGCTTACCAGAAGGTGTGTGCTGATGCGACTGGGTCATACATGCCCCGCAGCTCCATCACGCGTTCCGCGCTCGAGGACTTGCTAGCGCTGCGCAATGCAGTCCTTGATTGCAGGTTTAAGTGGGGGGCTAGGTTAGACTTCTTTATCAGATCCCCCAATGACAAGACTGATTATGAGTCCTTGTCGAAGAGGAAGATTAGGGCAATCTTGACTACCACACAGCCTTCCCCTTTCCAGGATAGGATTGTGCAGGAGGTGCTTTTGATGGTCTTGGAGCCAATTTACGAGGCGAGGTTTTCGCAAAAGTCGTATGCGTTTAGGCCTGGGAGGAATGCCCACACGGTGCTGAGGGTGATCAGAAGGAGTTTTGCAGGTTACTTGTGGTATATAAAAGGAGATTTGAGTACAGTGCTAGATGGTATGAAGGTTGGAATGGTGATCAATGCTGTGATGAGGGATGTTAGGGATAAGAAGGTGATTGATTTGATAAAGGCTGCATTGACCACACCAGTTGTCACGAGTAGGGTTGATGATGGGgacaagaaaaagaagaagaaacgcAAGTATCAGAAGAAGAGGGTTTTGGCAGAGGACGAGCCGAAGCCTGATCCGTATTGGTTGGAGACATTTTTCGGGTTTGCACCAGAGGAGGCTGAGGTGCATCCTTCTTGGGGTCATTGTGGAATCCTTAGTCCTCTTTTGGCTAACATATGCCTCGATGAACTGGACCGCTGGATGGAAGGCAAGATTAAGGAGTTCTATAGGCCGTCTGCGAGTGACGTCATATGGAACAATCCTGATGGGGAGGCGGAGCAAGGGACTACATCGTGGCCGGAATTTGTTCCTACAGCTGGTCCTGATAAGACTAGGAAGATTGATTACATACGTTATGGTGGTCACGTCTTGATTGGAGTTAGAGGACCAAGGGCAGATGCAGCAACTCTAAGAAAGCAGTTGATACAGTTCTGTGACGAGAAGTATATGCTAAAACTGGATAACGAGTGCCTCCCCATTGAGCATATAACTAAAGGTATTATGTTTCTTGACCATGTGTTATGCCGTAGAGTTGTGTATCCTACTCTTCGATATACAGCTACTGGTGGGAAAATTATTAGTGAAAAGGGTGTGGGAACATTGTTGTCAGTTACGGCTAGTTTGAAGCAGTGCATTAAGCAATTTAGGAAGTTGAGTTTTCTCAAGGGAGATAGAGACCCGGATCCACAGCCCTGTTTTAGAATGTTTCATGCTACACAGGCTCACACGAATGCTCAGATGAACAAGTTTTTGTCAACAATGGTTGAGTGGTACAGATATGCGGATAACAGGAAGAAAATAGTCAACTTTTGTTCGTACATCCTTAGAGGCTCACTAGCAAAGCTCTATGCTGCAAAATACAAGCTGAGGTCAAGAGCTAAGGTTTACAAGATTGGGGCTAGGAATTTGAGCCGCCCTCTAAAGGAAAAGAAAGGGCAATCGCCCGAGTTCCATAATTTGTTGAGGATGGGTCTTGTAGAGTCAATTGATGGGCTTCAGTATACCCGAATGTCTctagtacctgaaacggactatTCCCCGTTGCCACTAGGTTGGAGACCAGATCATGAGAAAGCATTGCTTGAATATATAAGGCTTGAGGACTCAAGGACTCTGGAGGAGCAACGAGACTGCCTTAAAGAATGTGGCCTGGTTTCACCTCAGGATTACATTTCAATGCTTGTATGGAACTACAAAAGGAATGCCATTTCAGTAAATCATGTTTCTTATACGCTAAGTAGCAAGAATGGAATAAAAACCGAATCTGGTTTGTTGAGCTCAAATGATGAAAGCATTGAGGACGACGAGGAAGGAGGTATTAGTGCAGCACAAATAGCCTAA